One window from the genome of Rufibacter tibetensis encodes:
- a CDS encoding lytic transglycosylase domain-containing protein, producing MTDNIWKYLGGLGFLAITLNLCSQQSIPGGGAAAGGDTGASFTNGRVIKAPALPTTMSFAGEPVPLDVPDVAERLDRELLVNSYLQATTLMGLKRMQRYQPEIERLLKENDIPADFVYLSLAESLFSQVTSPAGASGFWQLMPDTARGYGLQVNAEVDERFHVEKSTLVACKYLKSAKKKFGSWTNAAAAYNRGVGGIDRALEKQKVDSYYDLYLNDETSRYMFRILALKEVLGNPQKYGFELPKEQGYDPLPTRTLKVTSTIPDLAQYAKDQGTNYKTLRLYNPWIKAFKLTVAPGKEYVLQLPK from the coding sequence ATGACAGATAACATTTGGAAATACTTGGGCGGATTGGGCTTTCTAGCCATCACGTTGAACCTGTGCAGCCAGCAATCTATACCAGGTGGGGGAGCCGCTGCAGGAGGAGACACTGGGGCCAGCTTTACGAACGGAAGAGTCATCAAAGCGCCTGCTTTGCCTACTACTATGTCTTTTGCCGGAGAACCAGTGCCGCTAGATGTCCCTGATGTGGCGGAGCGTTTGGATAGGGAATTACTGGTAAATTCTTATCTGCAGGCGACTACCTTAATGGGTTTAAAGCGAATGCAGCGCTACCAACCCGAGATTGAACGGTTACTCAAGGAAAATGACATTCCCGCCGATTTCGTGTATCTCTCCCTCGCCGAAAGCTTGTTTAGCCAGGTAACGTCCCCGGCTGGTGCCTCAGGATTCTGGCAGCTCATGCCCGATACGGCCAGGGGTTACGGACTTCAGGTAAACGCTGAGGTGGATGAACGTTTCCATGTGGAGAAATCTACCCTGGTCGCCTGTAAGTACCTGAAGTCGGCCAAAAAGAAGTTCGGTTCCTGGACCAACGCTGCTGCTGCTTATAACCGGGGGGTGGGAGGCATAGACCGTGCCCTGGAAAAACAGAAGGTAGATTCTTACTATGATCTGTACCTGAACGATGAGACTTCACGGTACATGTTCCGCATTTTGGCCTTGAAAGAGGTGCTGGGCAACCCTCAAAAGTATGGCTTTGAATTACCCAAAGAACAAGGTTATGATCCACTGCCTACCCGTACGTTGAAGGTTACTTCTACTATTCCAGATCTGGCTCAATATGCCAAAGACCAGGGCACCAACTACAAAACCCTGCGCCTGTACAACCCCTGGATTAAAGCTTTCAAACTTACGGTGGCTCCGGGAAAAGAGTACGTGCTGCAATTACCTAAGTAG